The Hyalangium gracile genome has a window encoding:
- a CDS encoding carbohydrate ABC transporter permease, giving the protein MRGGARLGLPRTVATGLVAAVFLAPLVVMVTGSLRAPGLPPPRGIELLPAEPGLTAYTTAFRLVPFDVAVLNSMLICAVAVPLSVITASWAGLALAQSSGWRRRLLVAAVLGLVMVPGTALWITRFAVFKELGLTNTPIPLVAPALMGGSPLFVLLYAVAFRRIPSDILEAAWLEGASPWRLWARVAMPLVRPTSAAVGLLAFALFWSSFIDPLLYLRGEESLTAPLALHSLELLGSTQWPVLLAGAVVITVPAVIAFLGAQGAFLGEERGQGWLGR; this is encoded by the coding sequence ATGAGAGGAGGGGCACGCCTCGGCCTGCCGCGGACCGTCGCCACCGGACTGGTGGCCGCCGTCTTCCTGGCGCCCCTGGTCGTGATGGTGACCGGCTCCCTGCGCGCCCCGGGGCTGCCCCCTCCTCGTGGCATCGAGCTGCTGCCGGCGGAGCCCGGGCTCACCGCCTACACCACGGCCTTCCGGCTCGTGCCCTTCGACGTCGCGGTCCTCAACTCCATGCTCATCTGCGCGGTGGCGGTGCCACTCAGTGTCATCACCGCCTCGTGGGCCGGGCTCGCGCTGGCTCAGTCGTCCGGGTGGCGCAGGCGCCTGCTGGTGGCCGCCGTGCTGGGCCTGGTCATGGTGCCCGGCACCGCGCTGTGGATCACCCGCTTCGCCGTCTTCAAGGAGCTGGGCCTCACCAACACGCCCATCCCGCTGGTGGCTCCCGCGCTCATGGGCGGCAGCCCCCTCTTCGTGCTCCTCTACGCCGTCGCCTTCCGGCGCATCCCCTCGGACATCCTCGAAGCGGCGTGGCTGGAGGGGGCCAGCCCGTGGCGGCTCTGGGCCCGCGTGGCCATGCCCCTGGTGCGCCCCACCAGCGCGGCCGTGGGGCTGCTGGCCTTCGCCCTCTTCTGGAGCAGCTTCATCGATCCGCTGCTGTACCTCCGGGGCGAGGAGTCGCTGACCGCGCCCCTGGCGCTGCACTCGCTGGAGCTGCTCGGCTCCACCCAGTGGCCCGTGCTGCTCGCCGGCGCGGTGGTCATCACCGTGCCCGCCGTCATCGCCTTCCTCGGAGCGCAGGGGGCCTTCCTCGGAGAGGAGCGAGGCCAGGGATGGCTGGGACGGTGA